In Streptomyces sp. NBC_00091, the following proteins share a genomic window:
- a CDS encoding tRNA (adenine-N1)-methyltransferase, protein MSEPTGAARRRGPFEVGDQVQLTDPKGRHYTFTLEAGKNFHTHKGSFPHDELIGAPEGSVVRTTGNVAYLALRPLLPDYVLSMPRGAAVVYPKDAGQILAFADIFPGARVVEAGVGSGSLSSFLLRAIGDQGMLHSYERRADFAEIATANVERYFGGPHPAWQLTVGDLQDNLSDTDVDRVILDMLAPWECLEAVSKALVPGGILCCYVATTTQLSRTVESIREFGCYAEPQPWESMIRNWHVEGLAVRPDHRMIGHTGFLVTARRLADGVEPPMRRRRPSKGAYGEDYEGPGSDRSA, encoded by the coding sequence ATGTCCGAACCGACCGGTGCCGCCCGCCGACGCGGGCCCTTCGAGGTCGGGGACCAGGTTCAGCTCACCGACCCCAAGGGCCGCCACTACACGTTCACGCTCGAAGCCGGGAAGAATTTCCACACCCACAAGGGTTCCTTCCCGCACGACGAGCTGATCGGTGCTCCCGAGGGCAGTGTTGTCCGTACCACGGGGAACGTCGCGTACCTCGCGCTGCGCCCCCTGCTCCCCGACTATGTCCTGTCCATGCCCCGCGGTGCCGCCGTGGTCTACCCCAAGGACGCGGGCCAGATCCTGGCCTTCGCCGACATCTTCCCCGGCGCCCGCGTCGTGGAAGCAGGCGTCGGATCCGGCTCCCTGAGCAGCTTCCTGCTGCGCGCCATCGGCGACCAGGGCATGCTCCACAGCTACGAGCGCCGCGCGGACTTCGCCGAGATCGCCACGGCCAACGTCGAGCGCTACTTCGGCGGCCCGCACCCCGCGTGGCAGCTGACCGTGGGCGACCTCCAGGACAACCTGTCCGACACCGACGTCGACCGCGTCATCCTCGACATGCTCGCCCCCTGGGAGTGCCTGGAGGCCGTCTCCAAGGCCCTCGTCCCCGGCGGCATCCTCTGCTGCTACGTGGCCACCACCACCCAGCTCTCGCGCACCGTCGAATCCATCCGCGAGTTCGGCTGCTACGCCGAACCGCAGCCCTGGGAATCGATGATCCGCAACTGGCACGTCGAAGGCCTCGCCGTCCGCCCCGACCACCGGATGATCGGCCACACCGGCTTCCTGGTCACCGCCCGCCGCCTCGCCGACGGCGTCGAGCCCCC